From one Lolium rigidum isolate FL_2022 chromosome 4, APGP_CSIRO_Lrig_0.1, whole genome shotgun sequence genomic stretch:
- the LOC124708266 gene encoding GTP-binding protein YPTM1-like encodes MSSAEYDYLFKLLLIGDSSVGKSCLLLRFADDAYVDTYISTIGVDFKIRTVELDGKSVKLQIWDTAGQERFRTITSSYYRGAHGIIIVYDVTDRESFNNVKQWLSEIDRYASDSVCKLLVGNKCDLVDSKVVDTEEAKAFAESLGMTFLETSAKESINVETAFLTMSSEIKKRTASQPGAAERKSTIPIGRPIQQQQSSCCSS; translated from the exons ATGAGCAGCGCCGAGTA CGACTACCTCTTCAAGCTGCTCCTCATCGGGGACTCCTCCGTCGGCAAGTCctgcctcctcctccgattcgCC GACGACGCGTACGTGGACACGTACATCAGTAcgatcggcgttgatttc AAAATCAGGACCGTGGAGCTCGATGGCAAGTCGGTGAAGCTGCAGATT TGGGACACAGCAGGCCAGGAGAGGTTCAGGACAATAACAAGCAGTTACTATCGAGGAGCCCATGGAATTATT ATCGTATATGACGTGACAGATAGGGAAAGCTTCAACAATGTCAAGCAGTGGTTGAGTGAGATTGATAGGTATGCCAGTGACAGTGTGTGCAAGCTTCTAGTTGGGAACAAATGTGATTTGGTTGATAGTAAAGTCGTTGACACAGAGGAGGCCAAG GCTTTCGCAGAATCGTTGGGAATGACTTTCCTTGAGACAAGTGCAAAGGAATCCATCAATGTGGAGACAGCTTTCTTAACAATGTCATCAGAAATCAAGAAAAG GACGGCAAGCCAACCTGGGGCGGCGGAGAGGAAATCAACCATCCCCATTGGGAGGCCGATACAGCAGCAGCAGAGCAGCTGCTGCTCCTCATAA